The following are encoded in a window of Castanea sativa cultivar Marrone di Chiusa Pesio chromosome 9, ASM4071231v1 genomic DNA:
- the LOC142610897 gene encoding putative E3 ubiquitin-protein ligase BAH1-like isoform X1, which translates to MKFGEAFTEYLHGEQDRFLEKCGHVEYNSLKKVLNTCRSCNALRDSCNSDSSGCQCQSCPLCDQKFFSELMKEASQIAGCFSSRVRHLLHLHVATGMQRYVLNLRRCFRNDQQAMVLEGWMLIEYALMNAIAIRKILKKYDKIHGSVNGRNFKSKLRAEHVELLQSPWLIELGAFYLNSNGSDDGDFKEFSSNFSCDFNVNPPVMTLMLPHLIKLEFDLTCAICLDIVFNPYALSCGHLFCKSCACSSASVFLFEGLRAASPKSKCPICREVGVYSKAVHMLELDMLLKRRCKDYWKERLTAERAEMLAQSKLHWAKYAYGY; encoded by the exons atgaaatttggagAGGCGTTCACGGAGTACCTGCATGGAGAACAGGACAGGTTCTTGGAAAAATGTGGGCATGTCGAATATAACTCTCTCAAGAAAGTACTCAACACCTGTCGGAGCTGCAACGCTTTACGTGACTCTTGCAATTCTGATTCTTCTGGCTGTCAATGCCAATCTTGCccat TGTGTGATCAGAAGTTCTTTTCTGAGTTGATGAAGGAAGCTTCACAAATAGCTGGATGCTTTAGCTCAAGAGTCAGGCATCTCCTTCATCTTCATGTTGCTACTGGAATGCAAAGATATGTATTGAACTTGCGTCGTTGTTTCAGGAATGATCAGCAAGCCATGGTACTAGAAGGATGGATGCTGATTGAATACGCTCTCATGAATGCGATTGCAATCAGAAAGATTCTTAAGAAGTATGATAAA ATTCATGGATCTGTAAACGGAAGGAATTTCAAATCCAAGTTGCGGGCTGAACATGTTGAGCTTTTGCAATCACCTTGGCTTATAGAATTGGGCGccttttatttaaattctaatGGATCAGATGATGGGGACTTTAAGGAGTTTTCTAGTAACTTTTCCTGTGATTTCAATGTGAACCCACCTGTAATGACATTGATGCTTCCACATCTGATAAAGCTAGAATTTGATCTGACTTGTGCTATTTGCTTG GATATTGTTTTTAATCCATATGCTTTGAGTTGTGGTCATCTTTTCTGTAAGTCCTGTGCTTGTTCATCTGCTTCTGTGTTTCTCTTTGAAGGCCTCAGAGCAGCTAGTCCAAAGTCGAAGTGTCCAATATGCAGAGAG GTTGGAGTATATTCAAAAGCAGTGCACATGTTAGAACTGGATATGCTCTTAAAAAGAAG GTGCAAAGACTATTGGAAGGAGAGACTAACTGCAGAACGTGCTGAGATGTTGGCTCAATCTAAGTTGCATTGGGCCAAGTATGCATATGGGTATTGA
- the LOC142610897 gene encoding putative E3 ubiquitin-protein ligase BAH1-like isoform X2: MKFGEAFTEYLHGEQDRFLEKCGHVEYNSLKKVLNTCRSCNALRDSCNSDSSGCQCQSCPLCDQKFFSELMKEASQIAGCFSSRVRHLLHLHVATGMQRYVLNLRRCFRNDQQAMVLEGWMLIEYALMNAIAIRKILKKYDKIHGSVNGRNFKSKLRAEHVELLQSPWLIELGAFYLNSNGSDDGDFKEFSSNFSCDFNVNPPVMTLMLPHLIKLEFDLTCAICLVGVYSKAVHMLELDMLLKRRCKDYWKERLTAERAEMLAQSKLHWAKYAYGY, translated from the exons atgaaatttggagAGGCGTTCACGGAGTACCTGCATGGAGAACAGGACAGGTTCTTGGAAAAATGTGGGCATGTCGAATATAACTCTCTCAAGAAAGTACTCAACACCTGTCGGAGCTGCAACGCTTTACGTGACTCTTGCAATTCTGATTCTTCTGGCTGTCAATGCCAATCTTGCccat TGTGTGATCAGAAGTTCTTTTCTGAGTTGATGAAGGAAGCTTCACAAATAGCTGGATGCTTTAGCTCAAGAGTCAGGCATCTCCTTCATCTTCATGTTGCTACTGGAATGCAAAGATATGTATTGAACTTGCGTCGTTGTTTCAGGAATGATCAGCAAGCCATGGTACTAGAAGGATGGATGCTGATTGAATACGCTCTCATGAATGCGATTGCAATCAGAAAGATTCTTAAGAAGTATGATAAA ATTCATGGATCTGTAAACGGAAGGAATTTCAAATCCAAGTTGCGGGCTGAACATGTTGAGCTTTTGCAATCACCTTGGCTTATAGAATTGGGCGccttttatttaaattctaatGGATCAGATGATGGGGACTTTAAGGAGTTTTCTAGTAACTTTTCCTGTGATTTCAATGTGAACCCACCTGTAATGACATTGATGCTTCCACATCTGATAAAGCTAGAATTTGATCTGACTTGTGCTATTTGCTTG GTTGGAGTATATTCAAAAGCAGTGCACATGTTAGAACTGGATATGCTCTTAAAAAGAAG GTGCAAAGACTATTGGAAGGAGAGACTAACTGCAGAACGTGCTGAGATGTTGGCTCAATCTAAGTTGCATTGGGCCAAGTATGCATATGGGTATTGA